The DNA window CATTTGGTGGGCGAGTCTGCCTGATCCGGTTGGCTCTGGGCCGGGTTACCGCCGGCCGGTGCTCGTAGTGCAGAACGACGCCTTCAATCGGAGCCGGCTCGGCACCGTTGTTGTAGTGGCGCTGTCATCCAACATTCGTCTGGTTGATGCGCCCGGCAATGTGCTGATTCCGGCGCGGAGTTCTGGATTGCCGCGCGACTCCATTGCGAATGTCACGCAGGTGGTGACGGTGGACCGCGAGATGCTCAGCGAGCATGTGCGCACGGTTCCGCCGGCGTTGCAACGTCAAATAGATGAAGGGCTGCGGTTGGCGTTGGATCTCTAAGCAGCAGGTGGTAGTCACCCGCGCGCAACTTTTGCTTTCCACTCCTCCCTGGGCGCCCATGCACTCCACACATCGCCTCACTCTCCTGCTCGCGGCCACTCTCACCGCCGCCTGCACTGCCGCTAAGCCACCGGCCCCCGCCGCACCAACCACTGCGGCCATCACCGAGCAGGACCTCCGGCAACGTCTCTTTTTGATTGCCGACGACTCCATGATGGGGCGCGAGTCGGGCTCCGCCGGCAACTATAAGACTG is part of the Gemmatimonadota bacterium genome and encodes:
- a CDS encoding type II toxin-antitoxin system PemK/MazF family toxin translates to MTRGDIWWASLPDPVGSGPGYRRPVLVVQNDAFNRSRLGTVVVVALSSNIRLVDAPGNVLIPARSSGLPRDSIANVTQVVTVDREMLSEHVRTVPPALQRQIDEGLRLALDL